The nucleotide window TTCTAACTGCAACTACCCTAGTCATGATCCAATCGGTTCCCGCGTTGGCAATGTTCTACGCCGGAATGACTAGAAGGAAGTTCTCCATGAATACTGTTATGATGGTTCTCTTCTCCTTTGCCTCCACGTTTCTGGTTTGGACTCTCTTGGGTTATTCTCTCAGTTTTTACTCCTCTTCATTGCGAGTAGACGGGATGTATCTTCTGGGGTTGCCTATCCCTATATGGAATCTTCCCATTTTTGGGGAGACAGTTTACGGTCCTGCTCAGACTTCCCTCAACATTCCGTTCCTAACCTTCGTCATGTTTCAATTTGCCTTCGCCGCCATAACTCCTGGTCTAATAGTAGGTGCGGTAACGGAGAAGATGAACTTTAAGGCTTGGATGTTGTTCTCTCCTGCTTGGATTGTTCTAGTTTACGCGCCAGTCGCCTACTGGCTCTTCGCGGGTGGATGGTTAAATCAGCTGGGCGCAGTGGATTACTCTGGGGGTTACGTTATTCATATGACAGCTGGATATTCCGCTTTAGCCTTAGCCATGGTAGTAGGTCAAAGGTTACCGCAAGAGAGGAAGATAGAGGCGCACAACCTCCTCTTGACCGCAATAGGGTTCGGGTTAGACTGGATGGGTTGGAACGGATTTAACGGCGGAGACGCTGGAGGAGCAACTATTGACGCTGCCATAGCGGTTTTCAATACCAATCTGGCTGCTGCAGCAGCAGCCATAACCTGGCTAGCGCTTGACATGAAGGTATTTGGGAAGTCCACTTTCACGGGATTAGCCAATGGGGCCTTTACGGGGTTAGTAGCGATAACTCCAATGGCGGGGCTGGTTAACCCTAGCGAAGCTTTCATAACTGGAATCATTGCCGCTCCAATAGTCTGGATTGGACTTTACCGAATTCTTCCAAGGTTAGGGGTAGATGATTCTCTGGGAGTTTTCCCCGTTCACGGAATTGGAGGAACTGTTGGTGGTTTACTTACTGGACTTATGATAGATCCAACTGTGTCGTCCTATTACCTTCCAGGTTATAGGGGAGCCCTATTTGGCGATTGGCATCAGTTTCTGGTTCAGGCCTTAGCTGTTCTAGTGGTGGGCGTTTACTCTTTCCTTATAACTTTCGGATTAGGGAAGTTATTAGGGAAGATAACCCCGTTGAGGCTGGGCGAGAAGGAGATGATGCAAGGGGATTATGCTATTCACGGAGAGACCGCGTACCCAGACGTAGTACAGATGGAACCAGATGTAGTACAGATAAAGATAAGGGATTCAGGGAATGGAAAGGAAGTGAAGTCAAGTAAAAGCGGAGAAGAGAAAGAGGAGGAAAAGACTAAAGATATTTGAGGTAACGAAGATCCCAATAAAGGACCTAGAGCTTCTAATTGTACGAGGATCAGGTTCAAGAGAACTTTAATGAGTTTTTCCCACCCAGCAAAATAGAACCAG belongs to Metallosphaera tengchongensis and includes:
- a CDS encoding ammonium transporter produces the protein MSIANLNTYPPNAVPQWLSLGSNSWILTATTLVMIQSVPALAMFYAGMTRRKFSMNTVMMVLFSFASTFLVWTLLGYSLSFYSSSLRVDGMYLLGLPIPIWNLPIFGETVYGPAQTSLNIPFLTFVMFQFAFAAITPGLIVGAVTEKMNFKAWMLFSPAWIVLVYAPVAYWLFAGGWLNQLGAVDYSGGYVIHMTAGYSALALAMVVGQRLPQERKIEAHNLLLTAIGFGLDWMGWNGFNGGDAGGATIDAAIAVFNTNLAAAAAAITWLALDMKVFGKSTFTGLANGAFTGLVAITPMAGLVNPSEAFITGIIAAPIVWIGLYRILPRLGVDDSLGVFPVHGIGGTVGGLLTGLMIDPTVSSYYLPGYRGALFGDWHQFLVQALAVLVVGVYSFLITFGLGKLLGKITPLRLGEKEMMQGDYAIHGETAYPDVVQMEPDVVQIKIRDSGNGKEVKSSKSGEEKEEEKTKDI